Part of the Gilliamella sp. wkB7 genome is shown below.
TTTCTACTTTACGACTCATGTTTAATGACCTCAATTACTAAACATTAATGCGGTTAAAATAAAATCTAACCCCAAAATAACTAATGATGAATAAACAACTGTATTAGTTGTTGCCCGACTAATTCCTTCTGATGTTGGTACACAATCGTATCCATTAAAAAGTGCAATCCAAGTACTGGCAATAGCAAATGCAAAACTTTTAATAAAACAGTTACCTAAATCATGCCACCAATCGACATTACTTTGGATGGATGACCAAAAGAACCCTGAGTCAATCCCTTTCCAATCTACACCAACTAATACGCCACCTATGATTCCGACCGCAACAAAAATCGCTGTTAAAAATGGCATGCTAAAAAATCCTGCCCAGAACCGTGGAGCTATAATGCGGCGTAAAGGATCAACGGCCATCATTTCCATACTTGATAGCTGCTCGGTAGCTTTCATAAGACCGATTTCAGCTGTTA
Proteins encoded:
- the mlaE gene encoding lipid asymmetry maintenance ABC transporter permease subunit MlaE, which translates into the protein MLNLLAKMGQWFINVIAMIGRSGMMLFGALIGQPQFKKQFPLLVKQFYFVGVQSLSIIIVSGLFIGMVLALQGYFILTTFGAEASLGMLVALALLRELGPVVAGLLFAGRAGSALTAEIGLMKATEQLSSMEMMAVDPLRRIIAPRFWAGFFSMPFLTAIFVAVGIIGGVLVGVDWKGIDSGFFWSSIQSNVDWWHDLGNCFIKSFAFAIASTWIALFNGYDCVPTSEGISRATTNTVVYSSLVILGLDFILTALMFSN